A genomic stretch from Candidatus Bathyarchaeota archaeon includes:
- a CDS encoding aldehyde ferredoxin oxidoreductase family protein, with the protein MNLTTERTSVQNFGESFARKYLGGVGFATKMISEVVTKNVNPLGPRNILVFSTGPYQAAEIASAGRWSAAAKSPLTGYWGESNAGAHAGTELKRAGFDAIAINGRAKKPVYLWICDGKVEVKGGNHLWGMDTADVTDVLREEVGDSKASVAAIGPAGENLVNYACILVDKHGALGRCGLGAVMGSKNLKALVLRGTMQPPIAEADKLKELYSNVLKKILTASFTKDNAEHGQAMAVVPGEKNGRLPMKNWLQDKWPEGAEKIGTPRFTEELKVKRWPCAYCVMGCHRRITNSDYESKTAGPEYETLAMLGSNLLIDDLKAIVKANDLCNRYGIDTIEVGAVLAWAFECYEKALITKDDTEGIELKWGNGETLTLMIEKIAKREGLGDLLAEGLKPCVEKFPESKLYAIHAMGQAVAAHDPRAFFAETVTTIASTRGSCHIHGFAEAVEFGATIPELGITMKMDRFGWDRKGYVGAVYQDIQQFWNSLVWCFFYYFSNVSLDDEINILNAITGWDVTPKEAWKIGERIVCMQHCFNLRMGLIPRMDNVMPERLTIPHRNGGAAGKVPPWQTILKEYWEVKDWENGIPTRRKLLELGLEEMTKEIHGY; encoded by the coding sequence TTGAACCTAACAACTGAACGAACGAGCGTGCAAAACTTTGGTGAGAGTTTTGCAAGGAAATATTTAGGTGGAGTGGGCTTCGCAACAAAGATGATATCTGAGGTTGTCACCAAGAATGTTAACCCTCTTGGTCCCAGAAATATTCTGGTATTTTCGACCGGTCCCTATCAGGCAGCTGAGATTGCGAGTGCTGGAAGATGGAGTGCTGCTGCTAAATCCCCGCTTACAGGATATTGGGGGGAGTCGAACGCTGGAGCTCATGCAGGTACTGAACTTAAGAGGGCTGGATTCGACGCCATAGCCATTAATGGCAGAGCTAAGAAGCCAGTCTATCTATGGATCTGTGATGGTAAAGTTGAGGTGAAAGGTGGCAACCACCTTTGGGGTATGGATACAGCTGACGTGACAGATGTTTTAAGAGAAGAGGTTGGTGATTCAAAAGCAAGTGTAGCAGCTATAGGTCCTGCTGGAGAAAACCTTGTAAATTATGCATGCATATTGGTGGATAAGCATGGAGCCCTAGGAAGATGTGGACTGGGCGCAGTTATGGGCTCAAAGAATCTTAAGGCCTTAGTTCTAAGAGGGACGATGCAGCCTCCTATCGCCGAGGCTGATAAGCTCAAAGAATTATATAGCAATGTTTTAAAGAAGATTTTGACCGCCTCATTCACGAAAGATAACGCTGAGCACGGTCAGGCTATGGCTGTTGTACCTGGAGAAAAGAACGGGCGTCTCCCGATGAAGAATTGGCTTCAGGATAAATGGCCAGAAGGCGCAGAGAAGATAGGGACACCTAGATTCACTGAGGAATTAAAGGTAAAGAGATGGCCTTGCGCCTACTGTGTGATGGGCTGTCATAGAAGAATAACCAATTCAGATTACGAATCCAAGACCGCTGGACCTGAATATGAGACCTTAGCTATGCTCGGATCAAACCTGCTTATAGATGATTTGAAGGCTATTGTTAAGGCTAATGACCTGTGCAACAGGTATGGGATTGATACAATAGAGGTCGGTGCAGTCTTGGCATGGGCCTTTGAATGTTATGAAAAGGCTCTGATAACTAAGGATGATACTGAAGGTATAGAATTAAAATGGGGCAACGGTGAAACGCTAACCTTAATGATTGAGAAGATTGCTAAGAGGGAGGGTTTAGGCGATCTCTTAGCTGAAGGCCTAAAACCATGCGTCGAAAAATTCCCAGAGTCTAAGCTCTACGCCATCCATGCTATGGGCCAAGCCGTAGCAGCCCATGATCCTAGAGCATTCTTCGCTGAGACCGTAACGACTATAGCTTCAACCAGGGGGTCATGCCACATACATGGCTTCGCAGAGGCTGTAGAATTTGGTGCTACCATACCTGAATTGGGGATAACTATGAAGATGGATAGGTTCGGTTGGGATAGGAAGGGTTATGTCGGAGCAGTGTATCAGGACATTCAGCAGTTCTGGAATAGCCTTGTCTGGTGCTTCTTTTACTATTTTTCTAACGTGTCATTAGACGATGAAATAAACATCTTGAATGCTATAACTGGCTGGGATGTAACGCCCAAGGAGGCTTGGAAGATTGGTGAACGCATAGTTTGCATGCAACACTGCTTCAACTTGAGGATGGGGCTTATCCCAAGGATGGATAATGTCATGCCCGAACGGTTGACAATCCCGCATAGGAACGGTGGAGCTGCTGGAAAGGTTCCTCCATGGCAAACGATTCTTAAAGAGTACTGGGAAGTAAAAGATTGGGAGAATGGCATACCCACAAGAAGGAAGTTATTGGAGTTAGGACTCGAAGAGATGACTAAAGAAATCCATGGATACTGA
- a CDS encoding FAD-binding oxidoreductase, with the protein MKNSVITSLGNIVGKSYVVTDRWKMESYLVDETAEPVRPLPAKKLALVKPVNTREISKILKFANENRIPVFPRGSGTGLVGGAVPTENGIILTMERMNKIQIDKENLMAVAEAGVTLEKLSSSVDDSGLFFPLHPGDETAQVGGLVATNAGGARAIKYGVMRNYVKGMEIVLPTGEVLRLGGKLQKNNVGYDLMHLIIGSEGTLAVITEVILRLYPKFGATATLIVPYKSRNGAINSIPKILQDGRMPLAIEYVEKDLMEETAKHLGETWPVKEGNCYLLIIEAESSRDQMLSESLRITEICKENGSLEPLFAEPRDEQERILRIRSNIYSALKPKTADILDVTVPPAKIGKLIDAVDKISKKHDVHLPAYGHGADGNLHVHIMKKEGKGLEHIEELRKEIYEVALELKGVITGEHGIGKIRTEKLHLYLNKKELELMRKVKKIFDPNNILNPGTKIKI; encoded by the coding sequence TTGAAGAATAGTGTCATAACGAGTTTGGGAAATATTGTAGGGAAAAGCTATGTGGTGACTGACAGGTGGAAAATGGAAAGTTATTTGGTGGATGAAACTGCTGAGCCAGTTAGACCTCTACCTGCGAAGAAGCTTGCATTAGTGAAACCTGTCAACACTCGAGAAATTTCTAAAATATTGAAGTTCGCAAACGAAAATAGGATCCCTGTTTTTCCGAGAGGTAGTGGAACAGGGCTTGTAGGTGGGGCTGTCCCAACTGAGAATGGCATAATTCTTACTATGGAGAGAATGAATAAAATCCAAATAGACAAAGAGAATTTGATGGCGGTTGCGGAAGCAGGAGTAACACTTGAAAAACTTTCAAGCTCAGTAGATGATAGTGGGTTATTTTTTCCTTTACATCCAGGGGATGAAACTGCTCAAGTGGGGGGTCTTGTGGCAACAAATGCTGGTGGAGCTAGAGCGATAAAATATGGAGTTATGAGGAATTATGTAAAAGGAATGGAAATTGTGCTTCCCACGGGTGAGGTGTTGAGGCTTGGAGGAAAGTTGCAGAAAAACAACGTGGGTTACGATTTGATGCATCTTATAATAGGAAGTGAAGGAACATTAGCTGTGATAACTGAAGTGATTCTGCGGCTTTATCCAAAATTTGGAGCCACAGCAACATTGATCGTTCCATATAAGAGTCGGAATGGCGCCATAAATAGTATTCCAAAGATATTACAAGATGGGAGAATGCCATTAGCTATAGAATATGTTGAAAAGGATCTCATGGAAGAAACAGCTAAGCATTTAGGTGAAACTTGGCCAGTTAAAGAGGGGAATTGTTACCTTCTAATAATAGAGGCTGAATCCAGCAGGGACCAGATGCTTTCGGAGAGTTTGAGAATAACTGAAATATGTAAAGAAAACGGCTCTCTTGAACCATTATTCGCCGAGCCAAGAGACGAACAAGAAAGGATCTTAAGAATAAGAAGCAACATATATTCAGCTCTAAAACCCAAAACAGCTGACATTTTAGACGTAACCGTACCCCCAGCAAAAATAGGCAAACTCATAGATGCAGTAGACAAGATCTCCAAGAAACACGATGTTCATCTACCCGCATATGGACACGGCGCAGATGGTAACTTACATGTACATATAATGAAAAAAGAAGGTAAAGGTTTAGAACACATCGAAGAGTTAAGAAAAGAAATATACGAAGTTGCCCTTGAACTAAAAGGCGTCATAACAGGTGAGCATGGAATAGGAAAAATTAGGACAGAAAAGCTCCACTTGTACCTAAATAAAAAAGAGCTAGAACTAATGAGGAAAGTAAAGAAGATATTCGACCCAAACAACATCTTAAACCCTGGAACCAAAATAAAAATTTAA
- a CDS encoding aldehyde ferredoxin oxidoreductase family protein: MGKILRIDLTKKKLYKENLCNELAEKFLGGPGFCTHILYDETGPETDPLGLENRLVFTVGPLSGTAWPQSGRYEVGAKSPLTGILGGANSGGKFGPQMKRVGYDAIILQGRASKPVYVYVEDGEAKIVDAKHLWGKDTDETMQVTKEEHGKKTEVACIGQGGENLVRYAGIITDRFRLAARSGLGAVMGSKNLKALALNGNLPVEVANSERFLELVALADKRIKSDPFVPEVRKYGTTILVSVMNEIGRFPVRNFQTGVFPTADKISGEELVEKYKIRDKACAGCRIACKNVIEVKSGRFKGMILDHPEYETLSVFGGRVGNDDLDSIIDAHILCNLYGIDVISTGGVIAFIMELHEKKIIDEKDTGGIAFKWGDKDLILDLIRKIAHREGIGNLLAEGTKRVAEQIGRGTEKYAMHVKGLDIPAQDGRAQKSMGLAHAVSTRGADHLRASAFLDEIGFEKAIERRFGKEYLPEMADRLDEKYKGIMVKVCEDFAAVVSSLGLCLTGGYAYPPIFFFRDLADAVSAATGMKATERTLRTTGERIVNLQRAYNIREGLSRKDDRLPSRFLEEPIPDGPCKGQTVNLEAMLDEYYKTRGWDVKTGLIPKEKLGELGLKNVSDELEQMGKLPPKKL; the protein is encoded by the coding sequence ATGGGAAAAATCCTTCGAATAGACCTCACAAAGAAAAAGCTATACAAAGAAAATCTGTGCAATGAACTCGCCGAGAAATTTTTAGGTGGACCAGGGTTCTGCACCCATATTCTTTACGACGAAACTGGTCCTGAAACTGATCCTCTTGGACTAGAAAATCGTCTCGTCTTTACTGTTGGGCCATTGTCAGGCACAGCGTGGCCACAATCTGGAAGATATGAGGTTGGTGCTAAGAGCCCGCTGACTGGCATTTTAGGTGGGGCAAATTCTGGAGGGAAATTTGGACCTCAAATGAAGCGTGTTGGTTACGACGCTATTATCCTTCAAGGTCGTGCTTCTAAACCTGTCTATGTTTATGTCGAAGATGGAGAAGCCAAAATCGTTGACGCGAAGCATCTGTGGGGGAAAGATACGGATGAAACCATGCAAGTGACAAAAGAAGAACATGGTAAGAAGACTGAAGTTGCTTGCATAGGCCAAGGCGGGGAAAACCTTGTGCGATACGCAGGTATAATTACAGATCGTTTTCGCCTTGCTGCTCGTTCAGGATTAGGAGCAGTTATGGGTTCCAAGAATCTGAAGGCCCTTGCTCTTAACGGGAATCTTCCTGTAGAAGTTGCCAATTCAGAACGTTTCTTAGAACTTGTGGCGTTGGCAGATAAGCGCATTAAATCAGATCCCTTTGTGCCAGAAGTTAGGAAGTATGGAACAACAATTCTTGTAAGCGTAATGAATGAAATTGGAAGATTTCCTGTTAGGAACTTTCAGACAGGAGTATTTCCTACAGCCGACAAGATTAGCGGTGAAGAACTTGTTGAAAAATATAAAATAAGGGATAAAGCATGCGCTGGTTGTAGAATTGCATGTAAAAACGTTATAGAAGTTAAAAGCGGCCGATTTAAAGGAATGATCCTCGATCACCCTGAATACGAAACCCTATCCGTTTTTGGGGGGCGTGTGGGAAACGACGATCTTGACTCAATTATTGATGCTCATATTCTGTGTAATCTCTACGGGATAGATGTTATTTCAACCGGCGGTGTAATAGCCTTCATAATGGAACTTCACGAGAAAAAGATAATTGATGAAAAAGATACGGGAGGCATCGCTTTCAAGTGGGGAGACAAAGATCTGATCCTAGATCTCATACGTAAGATCGCTCATCGGGAAGGAATTGGAAACCTCTTGGCCGAGGGAACAAAAAGAGTCGCAGAGCAGATTGGTCGTGGTACAGAAAAATACGCGATGCACGTAAAAGGATTAGATATTCCTGCTCAAGATGGACGGGCACAAAAGTCTATGGGACTTGCACATGCAGTTTCCACAAGAGGGGCAGATCATTTGCGTGCCTCTGCTTTTCTGGATGAAATAGGGTTTGAAAAGGCTATAGAGAGGCGTTTTGGTAAAGAGTATCTGCCAGAAATGGCGGACAGGCTAGACGAAAAATACAAGGGGATAATGGTTAAAGTTTGCGAAGACTTTGCAGCAGTTGTTAGCTCTTTAGGTCTCTGCCTAACTGGAGGATACGCGTATCCACCAATCTTCTTCTTCAGAGATCTTGCAGATGCAGTTTCAGCCGCTACTGGGATGAAGGCTACCGAGAGAACCCTGCGAACAACTGGTGAACGCATAGTTAATCTTCAAAGGGCATATAACATTAGAGAAGGCTTGTCCCGAAAAGATGACAGATTGCCATCTAGATTTCTCGAAGAGCCAATTCCGGATGGTCCATGTAAGGGACAAACCGTGAATCTAGAAGCAATGTTAGATGAGTATTACAAAACGCGCGGATGGGACGTTAAAACAGGGCTTATCCCTAAGGAAAAGCTTGGAGAGCTTGGGTTAAAGAATGTATCGGATGAACTAGAGCAAATGGGAAAATTGCCTCCTAAAAAATTATAA
- a CDS encoding 4Fe-4S dicluster domain-containing protein has protein sequence MAKSVDISLSLCGVPLSNPLILAAGPYSRDSETLRRAIKAGFGAVTTKTIRLIAAENPFPHMAQVDRDTLINAEKWSDLPSQIWVEHEIQEVKRLGVPVIASIDFTGEEVEKIASLVEDAGADFIEIVSYDVQHILPMLKATKSVVKIPVIAKVRANWQDLLKKVIKVERFGADAVSAIDSIGPVLAINVETGKPYLGSVRGEGWLSGAAIRTVAVRCITDIARKVKIPVIGIGGVFRGRDVVEMIMAGAQCVELCTAPIMHGLQVVNHIKHELIEFMERKRYKTLQDFRGIALKHIDKQKEEMKEKVYPKINMRRCTSCKLCANLCPYQALTMKNGKVILDKNNCLSCGLCYSICPQHAISLVRS, from the coding sequence ATGGCAAAATCAGTTGATATATCTCTTTCATTATGTGGAGTGCCTCTTTCAAACCCACTTATCCTTGCCGCAGGACCGTACAGTCGCGATAGTGAAACACTTAGACGCGCGATAAAAGCAGGTTTCGGCGCCGTAACAACAAAAACAATAAGACTGATTGCAGCTGAGAATCCTTTTCCTCATATGGCTCAGGTAGACAGAGACACGTTAATTAATGCAGAAAAGTGGTCCGACCTTCCTTCTCAAATATGGGTTGAACATGAGATACAAGAGGTGAAGCGTCTTGGTGTTCCAGTCATCGCCAGTATTGACTTTACAGGAGAAGAAGTTGAAAAAATCGCCTCTTTGGTTGAAGATGCCGGGGCTGACTTTATCGAAATAGTCTCCTATGACGTACAACATATCTTACCAATGCTTAAAGCCACCAAATCCGTAGTCAAAATTCCTGTGATTGCCAAAGTAAGGGCGAATTGGCAAGACCTTTTAAAAAAAGTCATAAAAGTTGAGAGGTTTGGTGCCGACGCTGTTTCAGCCATCGACTCCATCGGTCCAGTCTTAGCAATAAACGTTGAAACTGGAAAACCCTATCTCGGTAGCGTTAGAGGAGAAGGATGGCTCTCTGGCGCTGCTATTCGTACAGTCGCTGTGAGATGCATCACTGACATAGCACGAAAAGTGAAAATACCTGTAATCGGCATCGGCGGAGTCTTCAGAGGCCGAGATGTTGTTGAAATGATTATGGCAGGGGCACAATGCGTTGAACTCTGTACCGCCCCTATTATGCACGGCTTGCAAGTTGTTAATCACATAAAACACGAACTCATTGAATTTATGGAGAGGAAGAGATACAAGACCTTGCAAGATTTTCGGGGAATCGCGTTAAAGCATATAGATAAACAGAAAGAGGAAATGAAGGAAAAAGTTTACCCCAAAATTAACATGAGACGCTGCACCTCATGTAAGCTTTGCGCAAATCTTTGTCCCTATCAAGCACTCACCATGAAAAATGGAAAGGTCATCCTAGATAAAAATAACTGCCTCAGCTGTGGTTTATGTTATTCTATTTGTCCTCAACACGCCATATCACTCGTAAGGAGCTGA
- a CDS encoding amidohydrolase — protein MVKSLLVKGMYVLTMNDEYGVIPHGAVIVEGDEVVDVGPAKEIEKSYSADEIVDVKEGVVMPGLVSSHNHMYGILSHGIPVSEAPSSFIAFLKEFWWPNVENVLNKEQIHAAALMSFIEMAKTGTTCCADILEAPNSIPGALDVEAKATEEVGLRSTLSFEVTERISEENGWKGVEENLNFIKKWNSKNNSLTRGMFCTHTTFTCSTDLLKKVRDLADKYPTGIHIHLEEGAYESKYCAAKYQQLPVEYYEKIGFLGHDLLVSQCVHTTPKEIKILREHDAKVAHMPLSNCEVGGGIAPIPSFLEQGFTVGLGTDGYIQDMFKVMRAAFLIHKGNLQDASVMPAETVIRMATIDSAKAIGMESLIGSITPGKKADLITVDLNAPTPVTTENLITHLVVFGDGNVVRDVIVNGKRIVRNRKVLTIDENTARRKCTEAAKNLWKL, from the coding sequence TTGGTGAAATCGTTACTTGTCAAGGGAATGTATGTTTTAACAATGAATGATGAATATGGAGTTATTCCCCATGGAGCCGTTATCGTGGAGGGTGATGAAGTCGTTGATGTGGGACCTGCAAAAGAAATCGAAAAGTCTTACAGTGCCGATGAGATTGTTGATGTAAAAGAAGGCGTGGTGATGCCGGGACTGGTTAGCAGCCATAACCACATGTACGGCATTTTATCTCATGGCATACCTGTTTCTGAAGCTCCATCTAGTTTTATCGCATTCCTGAAAGAATTTTGGTGGCCCAATGTAGAAAACGTGTTAAATAAAGAACAAATTCATGCCGCAGCTTTGATGTCGTTCATTGAAATGGCAAAGACCGGGACAACATGTTGTGCGGACATTCTTGAGGCTCCCAACTCCATTCCAGGGGCGCTAGACGTTGAAGCCAAGGCTACTGAAGAAGTCGGTTTACGTTCCACACTGAGTTTCGAGGTCACTGAACGGATAAGTGAAGAGAATGGTTGGAAAGGAGTTGAAGAAAACCTCAATTTTATTAAAAAGTGGAACAGTAAAAATAACTCTCTAACCAGAGGCATGTTTTGTACACATACCACGTTTACTTGTAGTACAGATCTTTTAAAGAAAGTAAGAGACCTCGCCGACAAATATCCCACTGGCATACATATCCACCTCGAAGAGGGAGCGTATGAATCAAAGTACTGCGCTGCCAAGTACCAACAACTTCCAGTTGAGTACTATGAGAAAATAGGTTTCTTAGGCCATGATCTTCTAGTATCCCAATGTGTGCATACAACTCCTAAAGAAATTAAGATATTACGGGAACACGACGCAAAAGTTGCGCATATGCCTCTCAGTAACTGCGAAGTCGGAGGAGGTATTGCTCCCATTCCGAGTTTTCTGGAGCAAGGTTTTACTGTAGGACTCGGAACAGATGGGTATATTCAGGACATGTTCAAGGTTATGAGGGCTGCTTTCCTTATACATAAAGGAAACCTCCAAGATGCCAGCGTTATGCCTGCGGAAACGGTTATCCGAATGGCTACAATTGATAGTGCAAAGGCAATTGGCATGGAAAGCCTCATAGGTTCAATAACTCCGGGAAAAAAGGCGGATCTAATCACCGTAGACCTAAACGCTCCCACACCAGTTACAACAGAAAATCTGATTACACATCTCGTTGTTTTCGGAGACGGAAACGTAGTGCGAGATGTTATCGTGAATGGCAAAAGAATAGTCAGAAACAGAAAAGTACTCACCATTGATGAAAATACTGCAAGAAGAAAATGCACAGAAGCCGCAAAAAATTTATGGAAACTCTAA
- a CDS encoding phosphoenolpyruvate carboxykinase, translated as MQNQAIDYDVKTLLQTVLDTMESLCHDDNVAHPTMGELKRKAEKYGVRTVYGNYNFVSTVKNRSAWLTVYIGSQRVLQHQLGPRQKEILRDVPKTVELMHEYIKRAPFLCVERTMGDNPHFNPHCTLYMSGHRKEMIRLAYMVGQTLFPFREGVSGPKFYLLFVPEWQEKDRQVLVFPEIGVTYVLGSDYYGEAKKAFLRMAMWAAKQEGMLGVHAGAKIVKGSDNMGRIRRYSMILFGLSATGKTTHACHNHGLLEDGEGQEIVQDDVVFIRPDGSALGPEMGFYLKTGYLDPKVQPIIYRAAISHKTIFENVMVDYHGNIHFDDTTLTENGRAIIQRDDLGQDKSESVNLPPIDELDGMIIIFITRRNTVIPIASKLTLEQAAATFMLGESIETSAGDPSRVGNSVREVGTNPFIVGDKTLEGNWFYDFIKKHSDEVQCYFLNTGGVGEKREGSNKILKQSVLRVEIPEMAAIIRGIVRNTVEWERYPYFNTLVPRRANGVRMTKFNTSKFYSKKEISDYVNKLKEERVEWLKKFDNLNPAILGVGM; from the coding sequence ATGCAAAATCAAGCTATCGACTATGACGTGAAAACGCTACTTCAAACAGTGTTGGACACTATGGAGAGTCTATGTCACGATGACAATGTAGCCCACCCAACCATGGGAGAGCTCAAACGAAAAGCGGAAAAGTACGGCGTTAGAACAGTTTATGGCAACTACAACTTTGTGTCAACAGTAAAAAATCGAAGCGCTTGGTTGACAGTATATATCGGAAGCCAAAGAGTGCTTCAACATCAACTAGGTCCAAGGCAAAAAGAAATCCTCAGAGATGTGCCAAAAACCGTGGAACTCATGCATGAATATATAAAGAGAGCCCCATTTCTGTGCGTCGAAAGGACAATGGGCGATAATCCTCACTTTAACCCACACTGTACCCTTTACATGTCTGGACATAGAAAAGAAATGATACGTCTTGCCTACATGGTTGGGCAGACTCTCTTTCCCTTTAGAGAAGGAGTGTCTGGACCAAAGTTCTACCTTCTCTTCGTTCCAGAATGGCAGGAGAAGGACAGACAGGTTCTAGTCTTTCCCGAAATAGGGGTTACTTACGTCCTAGGTTCAGACTACTATGGCGAAGCCAAAAAGGCGTTCCTAAGAATGGCCATGTGGGCTGCGAAGCAGGAAGGGATGCTGGGCGTTCATGCGGGGGCGAAAATCGTCAAGGGGAGCGATAATATGGGAAGAATAAGAAGGTACAGTATGATTCTCTTCGGGCTCAGCGCCACCGGTAAGACTACCCATGCGTGCCACAATCATGGCTTACTAGAGGATGGAGAGGGTCAAGAGATCGTTCAGGACGATGTGGTCTTTATCAGACCTGATGGTTCGGCGCTTGGACCTGAGATGGGGTTCTATCTTAAAACCGGGTACCTAGATCCAAAAGTGCAACCCATAATCTACCGGGCAGCTATTAGCCACAAAACAATCTTCGAGAACGTGATGGTTGACTACCATGGCAATATACACTTCGACGATACTACTTTAACCGAGAATGGACGAGCTATAATACAGAGGGACGATTTAGGACAGGACAAGTCTGAAAGCGTAAATCTACCACCCATCGACGAATTGGACGGAATGATTATCATTTTCATTACTAGACGGAATACGGTGATACCAATCGCGTCAAAGCTAACCCTTGAACAAGCCGCAGCTACCTTCATGTTAGGTGAGTCAATAGAAACTTCGGCAGGTGATCCCAGTCGAGTAGGCAACTCGGTGAGGGAAGTTGGAACTAATCCCTTCATCGTTGGTGACAAAACCCTTGAGGGAAACTGGTTCTATGACTTCATAAAAAAGCACAGCGATGAGGTTCAATGTTACTTTTTAAATACAGGTGGCGTTGGAGAGAAAAGAGAAGGAAGCAACAAAATCCTTAAGCAATCAGTTCTTAGGGTGGAGATTCCGGAGATGGCGGCGATTATAAGAGGAATTGTCAGGAACACCGTGGAGTGGGAGCGATATCCCTATTTTAACACGTTGGTGCCTAGAAGGGCCAATGGGGTGCGAATGACGAAGTTCAATACATCCAAGTTTTACTCCAAAAAGGAAATAAGCGATTATGTCAATAAGCTGAAAGAGGAAAGGGTAGAGTGGCTTAAAAAATTTGATAATCTGAATCCTGCTATACTTGGAGTTGGTATGTAG
- a CDS encoding asparagine synthetase yields MVVRDRLATIPRPLEMLSEIEIEKKRYISRVMTYVLKYLTREFTKKEFEWLLPVIFSQSTDPLWPDQSAFIESCIEVEIYGKTVRTTTSMIVHKIVACSLAHPKLFILSPNVRIESIERANSEIHAYEFTQLDFEVRDATSESIRSFIERMVCDLISSLKRQMTDELLYLGRYDSLRIPKAPFAIYDREELEKKYGREWETQILFQSGEPVWVTGFPREFYDFEDFKTGRWDNYDLFLPKYGEVLSGSRREFEYSKIVRKMERDGIKKENFGVLLKLAKEERLKPSAGGGIGLERLVSWVVGAKHIGEAQLFPKIPGIVYDL; encoded by the coding sequence ATGGTTGTTCGAGATAGGCTAGCTACAATCCCGCGCCCTTTGGAAATGCTATCTGAAATTGAAATAGAAAAAAAGCGATATATCAGCAGAGTAATGACATATGTGCTAAAGTATCTCACGCGCGAATTTACAAAAAAAGAATTTGAATGGTTACTACCTGTAATATTTTCCCAGTCAACTGACCCCTTATGGCCAGACCAAAGCGCATTCATCGAGAGCTGCATTGAAGTGGAAATATATGGGAAAACCGTTAGAACAACAACAAGTATGATAGTTCACAAAATTGTTGCTTGCTCCCTGGCTCATCCTAAATTATTTATACTTTCTCCAAATGTGAGGATAGAAAGTATAGAAAGAGCAAACAGTGAAATACACGCCTACGAGTTCACCCAGTTGGATTTCGAAGTCAGAGACGCCACTTCCGAGAGCATTAGGAGCTTTATTGAGAGAATGGTCTGTGACTTAATAAGTAGCTTGAAGCGACAAATGACTGATGAGTTGCTCTACCTTGGGAGATACGATAGTTTAAGAATCCCAAAAGCCCCTTTTGCAATCTACGATAGAGAGGAACTTGAAAAGAAGTATGGAAGAGAATGGGAAACCCAAATACTATTTCAAAGCGGCGAACCTGTGTGGGTTACTGGTTTTCCCAGAGAATTCTATGATTTTGAAGATTTTAAAACTGGCAGGTGGGACAATTATGATCTATTTCTGCCTAAATATGGGGAGGTACTGTCTGGCTCGAGAAGGGAGTTTGAATACAGTAAAATAGTAAGAAAAATGGAGAGAGATGGTATAAAAAAGGAGAATTTTGGAGTATTGCTCAAATTAGCCAAAGAGGAAAGATTAAAGCCCTCGGCAGGAGGCGGAATTGGTTTAGAGCGGCTTGTCAGCTGGGTAGTTGGAGCCAAACATATAGGCGAGGCACAACTTTTTCCTAAGATACCGGGCATAGTTTACGACTTGTGA
- a CDS encoding Lrp/AsnC family transcriptional regulator: MEPKLDEKDLAILASIQRNCKLTAREIAKKLNSPITTVFAKMKRMEKLGIIKGYKAILDSQKLNYNTTAFILASVSYGTRNNEKRVSQRDIAEEIAKFPEVQEIHIITGDWDLLVKLKAKNVDTVGKFVIDKLRLVKGIEKTLTCMVFETCKETTEVDIESRKARIRNL; the protein is encoded by the coding sequence ATGGAACCAAAACTTGACGAGAAGGATTTGGCAATTCTAGCCTCAATACAAAGAAACTGCAAACTCACCGCTAGGGAAATCGCAAAAAAACTTAACTCACCAATAACAACGGTTTTCGCAAAAATGAAGCGGATGGAAAAGTTGGGTATCATCAAAGGGTATAAGGCAATCTTAGATTCGCAGAAGCTGAATTATAATACAACAGCCTTCATTTTGGCCTCTGTCTCTTATGGAACGAGGAACAATGAGAAGCGAGTTTCACAGAGAGATATAGCCGAGGAGATAGCGAAATTTCCAGAAGTTCAAGAAATCCACATAATCACAGGAGATTGGGATCTCTTAGTAAAGCTTAAAGCCAAGAACGTCGACACTGTAGGAAAATTTGTTATTGACAAGTTAAGGCTTGTTAAGGGAATAGAGAAGACTCTTACGTGTATGGTTTTTGAAACATGCAAAGAAACAACAGAAGTAGATATCGAGTCACGGAAAGCAAGAATCAGAAATTTGTGA
- a CDS encoding DNA-directed RNA polymerase produces the protein MPYEREPREMTKAVCADCGNECEVPFKPDPSRPVYCRDCWSKRRRTSTRY, from the coding sequence ATGCCATACGAAAGAGAACCTCGAGAGATGACCAAGGCAGTTTGCGCTGATTGCGGTAACGAATGTGAAGTTCCATTCAAGCCCGATCCCAGCAGGCCAGTCTACTGTAGAGATTGTTGGTCGAAGAGAAGAAGAACAAGTACAAGGTACTAA